In a single window of the Acinetobacter tibetensis genome:
- a CDS encoding type VI secretion system Vgr family protein: MLNHIYAAFEQLGFTTQKRVLHIQFANALLNQQVYLQRIDGTHGLNQGLTASLICLSTHAFIPLKQFIGCQVAIDQVTDTGQLSRITGIITQAQAGASDGALTLYRLTLEDPTTLWKQRRNSRVFMNKNVVDVVNILFQEWQQKSPLFAASLSLDLAGLSREYDIRPFIMQSNESDYDFLTRLLRSEGISWLIDEAQTLLAQIHQPIQAQKLRLIDDNQHYQALPRRSVRFHQSSAVQAVDSITHWQAQRQLQPTAVHVQRWQADALTQDDGAGSVQSKHQQSEQYDVASLGLEQAWHFSPAWMQDLNGEDGATASGNPQLEQFNQQLSDYYNAQAKHFCAQSTVRDAHVGYWFELQDHPEINQHSGADKEFLITEKTFYSQNNLPKDLNQQLEQLLQQSHWQFTSTLSSIASEQRQGNLLSLQRRHIKTVPAYHPEQHRPTAHPQRAQVVGPNGEEIHVDAWGRIKVRFLFTRNEDHTHDGGAGSNDNDTDSAWVDVLTPWAGEGYGARFLPRIGEIVVIDFFQGDIDRPFVVGRLHEAQRSPTKFDNAGQLPDTKKLAGIKSKEYQGEGFNQLRFDDTTGQISAQLQSSHAASQLNLGKLSHPKATEESEDRGEGFELRTDQWGAVRAGQGLLISTYKQDQAKGDHLDSELAKKQLEGSQTNSKALSDIAKNQQTDEIESIEQLKEFADQIQEQIAKFEKALLLLNSPDGIGLSTNADIHVSADGQINQFAGDSINFTTQKNLITHVSGKASLFAAQGGIKQVAAKGKFEMQAQSDALSILAKQNIQIVSTEDRIEITSPKEIVITAGGSQLKIDGSGIFPTTSGKFEVKAGQHVFTSGANVNSNAPQLPKSKSLKGALELLRTYGGDNFFKQNSYKVIDSLGKQLIGKLDANGFAKVTGIAPGAAKVIFEKDETSAWAPSSDFKRDYTWAEPVEKVAASLSSALGQNMKQQLTSSLLSMDKNSLKNIGKNTLNDLAEQTVGQIKDQVSNTALNAVSKQLNVNISPDQMKSLVQIAMNPSQSVDMIKAQGVGFVKDQATTKLAKATKMDSILQQGIVDRFHSKNDG, from the coding sequence ATGTTGAATCATATTTATGCTGCTTTTGAACAGTTGGGATTCACTACACAAAAACGTGTATTGCATATCCAGTTTGCCAATGCGTTGCTGAATCAGCAGGTCTATTTACAGCGAATAGACGGTACGCATGGCTTAAATCAAGGCCTAACCGCCAGTTTAATTTGCTTGTCAACACATGCGTTTATTCCGCTAAAACAGTTTATTGGCTGTCAGGTTGCTATAGACCAAGTGACTGACACAGGCCAATTGAGCCGTATCACAGGCATCATCACCCAAGCTCAAGCTGGAGCAAGCGATGGTGCACTGACATTGTATCGCCTCACACTTGAAGACCCGACCACATTATGGAAACAACGCCGTAACAGTCGTGTGTTTATGAATAAAAATGTGGTGGATGTGGTCAACATACTGTTCCAAGAGTGGCAACAAAAAAGTCCGCTATTTGCGGCGAGCCTGAGCCTTGATTTAGCAGGGCTAAGCCGAGAGTACGACATTCGACCTTTCATCATGCAAAGCAATGAAAGTGATTATGATTTTTTAACGCGTCTCCTCAGAAGTGAAGGAATTAGTTGGCTGATTGATGAAGCCCAAACACTGCTTGCCCAAATTCATCAACCTATTCAAGCACAAAAGCTACGCTTAATTGATGATAACCAGCACTACCAAGCCCTGCCACGACGCAGTGTCCGCTTTCATCAGAGTAGTGCCGTTCAAGCTGTAGACAGCATTACCCATTGGCAGGCACAACGGCAGTTACAGCCCACAGCAGTGCATGTTCAGCGCTGGCAAGCTGATGCACTGACACAGGATGATGGTGCAGGCAGCGTGCAAAGCAAACATCAGCAGAGTGAGCAATATGATGTTGCAAGTTTAGGGCTAGAGCAAGCATGGCATTTTTCACCCGCATGGATGCAAGATCTGAATGGGGAGGATGGTGCAACAGCATCGGGCAATCCGCAACTGGAACAATTTAACCAGCAGCTATCGGACTACTACAATGCACAAGCCAAGCATTTCTGTGCACAGTCTACAGTGCGAGATGCTCATGTGGGTTACTGGTTTGAACTGCAAGATCATCCTGAAATTAATCAACACAGCGGTGCAGACAAAGAATTTCTCATTACCGAAAAAACCTTTTATAGCCAAAATAACCTGCCTAAAGATTTAAACCAACAATTGGAGCAACTTCTCCAACAAAGTCATTGGCAATTCACTTCTACACTGAGCAGCATTGCAAGTGAACAGCGCCAAGGCAATCTGCTGAGCTTACAACGTCGACATATTAAAACTGTACCCGCTTATCATCCTGAGCAGCATCGCCCAACTGCCCACCCGCAACGTGCTCAGGTGGTTGGGCCGAATGGTGAAGAAATCCATGTCGATGCATGGGGACGCATTAAAGTCCGCTTTTTATTCACAAGAAATGAAGACCATACACATGATGGTGGTGCGGGCAGCAATGATAACGATACGGACTCTGCTTGGGTGGATGTACTGACCCCATGGGCAGGTGAAGGCTACGGGGCACGTTTCTTGCCGCGTATAGGGGAAATTGTAGTCATTGACTTCTTTCAAGGAGACATAGATCGTCCTTTTGTGGTGGGACGTCTTCATGAAGCACAGCGTTCTCCTACAAAATTTGATAATGCAGGACAACTCCCTGATACCAAAAAACTGGCAGGCATTAAATCTAAAGAATATCAGGGAGAGGGCTTTAACCAGCTTCGATTTGATGACACTACAGGGCAAATTAGTGCACAGTTACAAAGTAGCCATGCAGCAAGTCAACTCAACTTAGGTAAACTGAGTCATCCCAAAGCCACCGAAGAAAGTGAAGACCGTGGTGAAGGTTTTGAACTGCGTACTGACCAATGGGGAGCAGTACGTGCAGGACAAGGCTTACTCATCTCAACTTACAAACAAGACCAAGCAAAAGGTGATCACCTTGATTCAGAGCTTGCCAAAAAGCAACTTGAGGGTAGTCAGACCAACAGTAAAGCCTTGAGTGATATTGCCAAAAACCAGCAAACTGATGAAATCGAATCGATTGAACAACTCAAAGAATTTGCAGATCAAATCCAAGAACAGATTGCAAAATTTGAAAAGGCGCTATTACTTTTAAACTCGCCAGATGGGATTGGTTTAAGCACCAATGCAGACATTCATGTTTCGGCTGATGGACAAATTAACCAGTTTGCAGGTGACAGCATCAATTTCACTACTCAAAAAAATCTGATTACACATGTCAGTGGTAAAGCCAGTTTATTTGCAGCACAGGGCGGCATTAAGCAAGTCGCTGCCAAAGGTAAGTTTGAAATGCAGGCTCAAAGCGATGCCTTGAGTATTTTAGCCAAACAAAACATTCAGATTGTTTCTACAGAAGACCGCATTGAAATTACCAGTCCGAAAGAGATTGTGATTACCGCAGGTGGTTCACAACTTAAAATTGATGGTTCAGGTATTTTTCCAACGACCAGTGGCAAGTTTGAGGTGAAAGCGGGGCAGCATGTGTTTACATCAGGGGCAAATGTTAATAGCAATGCACCACAGTTGCCAAAGTCGAAATCGCTTAAAGGTGCTTTAGAGTTATTGAGAACTTATGGTGGTGACAATTTCTTTAAACAGAATAGCTATAAGGTCATTGATTCACTTGGTAAGCAGCTTATAGGTAAGCTCGATGCAAATGGTTTTGCTAAAGTAACAGGAATTGCCCCAGGTGCAGCTAAAGTTATTTTTGAGAAAGATGAGACTAGTGCATGGGCACCAAGTAGTGATTTTAAACGTGATTATACTTGGGCAGAACCTGTAGAAAAAGTTGCAGCGTCGTTAAGTAGTGCATTAGGACAGAACATGAAACAACAACTGACCAGCAGTTTACTTTCGATGGATAAAAATAGTCTTAAAAACATAGGAAAAAATACCTTAAATGATTTAGCTGAGCAGACAGTTGGACAAATCAAGGATCAAGTCAGCAATACCGCTTTAAATGCCGTTTCAAAGCAACTGAACGTTAATATTTCTCCAGATCAAATGAAAAGTTTGGTACAGATTGCCATGAATCCGAGCCAGTCAGTTGACATGATCAAAGCACAGGGTGTGGGCTTTGTAAAAGATCAAGCGACTACAAAATTGGCGAAGGCTACCAAAATGGATTCGATTCTTCAGCAAGGTATCGTTGATCGTTTTCATAGTAAGAACGATGGTTAG
- a CDS encoding tyrosine-type recombinase/integrase, protein MKKSDVKSYPMRDTVLGSLEAEEKEYRINDGNNLHFVVHPKGNKRWELRYKKPSTGKWSWVGLGTYPEVGGSFARKRADEARKLIAQGVDPVVQKAEVRLATLEQGAFTFQQLAEEFYLTKTWTPDTKARNLGALNNHVMPAMGKKDYRNITKQEWHALFQEIQNKLNPRTGKPIIETGQRVTALVREIYDYAEVTGKATYNPITNLHKYLKKHESNGMKHVGDEELPALLRAIDKYPALDTRIGLKLLSILFNRPSELREAVWEEFDLEKGIWLIPASRMKMGKEHKIPLAKQALESLQELKQLTGHSLYLFPSRSSKNKPKSDTVFIEALKRMGYGGKQNPHGFRHIASTILNNQFSDKPQVVEACLAHTKNGVKGTYDKATHFDERKVMMQWYADYLEKLADENVIQFKKA, encoded by the coding sequence ATGAAAAAATCAGATGTAAAGTCTTATCCGATGCGAGATACCGTATTAGGTTCATTGGAAGCAGAAGAAAAAGAGTACCGCATTAATGACGGAAATAACTTACATTTTGTAGTTCACCCTAAAGGCAATAAGCGATGGGAGCTAAGGTATAAAAAGCCTAGCACTGGTAAGTGGTCATGGGTTGGTTTAGGTACATATCCTGAAGTTGGTGGAAGCTTTGCAAGAAAGAGAGCTGATGAAGCTCGTAAGTTAATTGCTCAAGGTGTTGATCCAGTTGTACAGAAAGCGGAAGTTAGACTAGCGACATTGGAGCAAGGGGCTTTTACTTTTCAACAACTCGCTGAAGAGTTTTATCTTACAAAAACATGGACACCAGATACTAAGGCTAGGAATTTAGGTGCATTAAATAACCATGTCATGCCTGCAATGGGTAAGAAAGATTACCGAAATATCACTAAGCAAGAATGGCATGCTCTCTTTCAAGAGATACAAAACAAGCTGAATCCTCGTACAGGTAAACCGATTATTGAAACAGGGCAGCGCGTTACAGCATTGGTGCGTGAAATTTATGATTATGCTGAGGTAACAGGGAAAGCAACTTACAATCCTATTACTAATTTGCATAAGTATCTGAAAAAGCACGAAAGTAATGGGATGAAGCATGTAGGTGATGAGGAGCTACCAGCATTATTACGAGCTATAGATAAGTATCCAGCATTGGATACACGTATTGGTCTTAAATTGCTTTCAATACTCTTTAACAGACCATCGGAGTTGCGAGAGGCGGTATGGGAAGAGTTTGATTTGGAAAAGGGTATATGGTTAATTCCAGCATCAAGAATGAAGATGGGAAAAGAGCATAAAATCCCATTGGCAAAGCAAGCTTTGGAGTCACTTCAAGAGTTAAAACAATTAACAGGTCATTCACTTTATTTATTTCCCAGCAGAAGCAGTAAAAATAAACCTAAGTCGGATACGGTCTTTATCGAAGCTTTAAAGAGAATGGGCTATGGTGGAAAGCAAAACCCTCATGGATTTCGTCATATTGCCAGTACAATTTTAAATAACCAGTTTAGTGATAAGCCTCAAGTGGTGGAAGCTTGTTTAGCACATACTAAAAATGGTGTTAAAGGCACATACGATAAAGCGACTCATTTTGATGAGCGAAAAGTCATGATGCAATGGTATGCCGATTATTTGGAAAAGCTAGCTGATGAAAATGTTATTCAATTTAAGAAGGCTTGA
- a CDS encoding phage/plasmid replication protein, II/X family — MELQLTNNPKELSEKVVVPFTKFDGVYSRQQESYGQQWVHGSHNDRIQVKAKNANTIVIQGNLFKWLYGHNVTGSTDLIQLVSDTVDELTHVFDALTPTNDELDNIKQGLFKIHRIDLNKAILFADKQQAQVYLAKIKEHGTYPRRKKETQGNGTYFGLRSTRTTLLYYHKGTEVSTHKKQHKRITAELQAYADCMVRCEVRLYSQHLRDNNLNYGHVWDDDLVVKTVDEQHALLNLPPPIAEKDLPPKYVRFLATYKQGALPIAYTASTTVRFKRDLAKKYGILV, encoded by the coding sequence ATAGAATTACAACTAACAAATAATCCAAAGGAATTATCAGAGAAAGTAGTAGTTCCTTTTACTAAATTTGATGGTGTGTACTCAAGACAACAAGAATCATATGGTCAGCAATGGGTACATGGTTCTCATAATGATCGGATACAAGTTAAAGCTAAAAATGCTAATACGATCGTCATTCAGGGTAACTTGTTTAAGTGGTTATACGGACATAATGTCACAGGTAGTACCGATTTAATCCAATTAGTTTCAGATACAGTTGATGAGTTGACTCATGTATTTGATGCCTTAACTCCGACAAATGACGAGCTAGATAATATCAAGCAAGGGCTGTTTAAGATTCATCGTATTGACTTGAATAAAGCGATTCTATTTGCTGATAAACAGCAAGCTCAAGTGTATTTGGCAAAGATCAAAGAGCATGGTACTTATCCACGGCGTAAGAAAGAAACGCAGGGTAATGGTACTTACTTTGGTTTGAGGAGTACACGTACAACTCTGCTTTATTACCATAAAGGCACTGAGGTTAGTACGCACAAGAAGCAGCACAAACGTATCACAGCAGAATTGCAAGCCTATGCAGATTGTATGGTTCGATGTGAAGTACGTTTATATAGTCAGCATTTACGTGATAACAATTTAAATTATGGTCATGTTTGGGATGATGATTTAGTTGTGAAAACAGTTGATGAGCAGCATGCACTTTTGAATTTACCACCTCCGATAGCTGAAAAGGACTTGCCTCCGAAGTATGTAAGATTCTTGGCAACCTATAAGCAGGGAGCATTGCCAATAGCCTATACAGCATCTACTACAGTGCGATTTAAGCGCGATTTAGCTAAGAAGTATGGAATATTGGTATGA
- a CDS encoding HNH endonuclease, producing the protein MCIYCRIDKREDEFTLEHVISQFLGGSQAPDYLKTRNVCRTCNSNLGLFVDASFEKDFLVFNELNEAAYSFFDPDNPTPLPLRNMGISDLSPPDMEEGEVCESWIGPLGEQIYWIRPSDERMYWYSGGNPRTVKKLRTRAYFMWSERSQKNPLITWLSFGDAFNGRKVRKVSCTRVSGANLADIGFSEPDELDLRRMEYFNERCSKGQKRNNRLSMYLRYDVRFMAKLAIGLGHVLFGEKFDNSNYTNELHKALWYKEEDPDPRIVGQSNLGQTNDFLKKECGIKHGVTITLLPSSKYLVLNLNISRKMNWVIGITEIENVKECIGIDLEHGLCVVLFKTLGRGISLSLPELIAHNSNNIPHPELVQVENLSKRGADYFEKL; encoded by the coding sequence ATGTGCATTTATTGTAGGATAGATAAAAGAGAGGATGAGTTTACATTAGAGCATGTAATCTCACAATTCTTGGGCGGCTCACAAGCACCAGATTATCTGAAAACAAGAAATGTATGTCGGACGTGTAATAGTAATCTCGGGTTATTTGTTGATGCATCCTTTGAAAAGGACTTCCTTGTATTTAATGAATTGAACGAAGCCGCATATTCTTTTTTCGATCCTGATAACCCAACTCCACTTCCTTTAAGAAATATGGGGATCTCTGACCTTAGCCCGCCAGACATGGAGGAAGGGGAAGTTTGTGAAAGCTGGATTGGGCCTTTAGGTGAGCAAATATATTGGATTCGTCCTTCGGATGAACGAATGTATTGGTACTCTGGCGGCAACCCAAGAACAGTAAAAAAACTAAGGACTAGAGCCTATTTCATGTGGTCAGAGCGCTCACAAAAGAATCCATTAATTACGTGGCTATCTTTTGGAGATGCTTTTAATGGTAGAAAAGTTCGAAAGGTGTCATGCACTCGAGTATCAGGGGCTAATTTAGCAGACATTGGCTTTTCTGAGCCTGATGAGTTGGATTTGAGACGGATGGAGTATTTTAACGAGAGGTGCAGCAAAGGTCAGAAACGAAATAACAGGCTATCAATGTATCTTCGTTATGATGTTCGGTTTATGGCTAAGCTGGCAATTGGCCTTGGTCATGTCTTATTTGGAGAGAAATTCGATAATTCAAACTATACAAATGAGCTACATAAGGCACTTTGGTATAAGGAAGAAGATCCAGATCCTCGTATAGTGGGACAGAGCAACTTAGGTCAAACCAATGATTTCCTAAAAAAAGAGTGCGGTATAAAGCACGGAGTAACGATTACACTCTTACCGTCCTCTAAGTATTTAGTTCTTAACTTGAATATTTCAAGGAAAATGAATTGGGTAATAGGGATTACTGAAATAGAAAATGTAAAAGAGTGTATTGGGATTGATTTAGAACATGGGTTGTGTGTGGTGCTATTTAAGACCCTTGGTAGAGGCATTAGTCTATCACTACCTGAGCTTATTGCTCATAACTCTAATAATATCCCTCACCCAGAATTAGTCCAAGTTGAAAATCTTTCTAAAAGGGGTGCTGATTACTTTGAAAAACTTTAA